The Candidatus Kryptonium sp. genome contains the following window.
AGAGAAGAATAAAATTGCCGAGGTGGCGGAATTGGTAGACGCGCGGGGTTCAGGGCTCCGTAGCTTTAAAGCTGTATGGGTTCGAATCCCATCCTCGGCAAAAGATAAAACTAAGTTTTGATTATGGTCAATTAATTAATTTTTCTCCAGTAGCCTAATAAACAAAGGCGAATTAGTTTATTTGATGATTCAGAAACTAGTTAGCGAAGCAACAAAAGCCCAAACCCTTCTTAAATCTTCAAAATATAAGGGCGAACTTAAAATTATTCCACTTGGTGGTTTGGAAGAAGTGGGTCGTAACTTAACTGCTTTTGAATATGACAATCGGGAAATTTTAGTTGTTGATATTGGACTGGGATATCCTTATTTTGAAGAGATGCCTGGAATTGACTTTCTCATTCCTAATGTTGAATATCTAGAAAAAAATAGGGATAAGATAGTGGGAGTAATTTTTACTCATGGTCATTATGATCATATTGGTGCTGTGCCCTACATTATTGAAAAATTAGGCAATCCTCCTCTTTATACTACCCCATTGACGAGGGGATTAATTTTAAAGAGACAGGAGGATTTTACCAGTTCTCCTCAATTAGAAATTAGCGAGGTTAGAAAAGAAAGATATAAAACTTTCACTCTTGGTTCATTTACCATTGATTATTTTCATGTCAATCATAATATTCCTGATTCAATTGGTTTACTAATTCAGACCCCCGCTGGTAATGTGATGCACACTGGTGATTTTAAAATTGATTTCACACCTTTTTTTGATAAACCAGCTGACTTAGCCAGAGTTGTTAGACTGGCAATGAAAGGGGTAAGATTGTTGATGATTGATTCAACCAACTCTTATCAAAGTGGCTTCGTTGCTTCAGAAAGAAAAATTATGGAAACACTCGAGGAAGTTTTTAGAAAGAGTCAAGGTAGAATAATTGCTGCTACTTTTGCTTCGCTTTTGGAGAGAGTTCAACAACTTATTTGGTTATCTAACGCTTATGGTCGTAAAGTGGTAATTGATGGCAGAACTTTAAAGACAAATATTGAGGTAGCTCGGGCGTTAAAATACCTTCAGATGCCAAAAGGGACAATTATTAGACCTGAGGATAGTTTTCGCTTGCCTCCTTATCAGGTAACTATCATTTGCACTGGTTCTCAAGCAGAAGAAGGATCAGCTCTGATGAAAATTGCTAACGCCGAGCATCGTTATTTTAAGATTATTCCAGGAGACACTATTATTTTTTCTTCTTCTATCATTCCTGGCAATGAAAGAGTCATTCAAGATCTTAAAGATACTCTTCAAAAACAGGGAGGAAAAATAATTCACTATCAAATGATGGACATTCATGCCTCTGGTCATGCTTTTGCTGACGAAGTTAAATTAATGATTAATCTTGTCAAACCAGAATATTTAATGCCCATTCATGGTCATTACTTTATGTTAAAAGCGGTTGAGGAAATTGGTTTGAGCTTGGGCATACCCCAAGAAAAAATTTTGGTTGCTCAAAATGGTCAGATAATCAAGATGATACCAGAAAAGGTTTTTATTAGTCATGAGACAGTGCCTGCGAATGTTGTTTATGTTGACGGTCTTGGCATTGGTGATATTAAAGAAGTTGTTCTGAGAGATAGGCAAAAT
Protein-coding sequences here:
- a CDS encoding ribonuclease J, with the translated sequence MIQKLVSEATKAQTLLKSSKYKGELKIIPLGGLEEVGRNLTAFEYDNREILVVDIGLGYPYFEEMPGIDFLIPNVEYLEKNRDKIVGVIFTHGHYDHIGAVPYIIEKLGNPPLYTTPLTRGLILKRQEDFTSSPQLEISEVRKERYKTFTLGSFTIDYFHVNHNIPDSIGLLIQTPAGNVMHTGDFKIDFTPFFDKPADLARVVRLAMKGVRLLMIDSTNSYQSGFVASERKIMETLEEVFRKSQGRIIAATFASLLERVQQLIWLSNAYGRKVVIDGRTLKTNIEVARALKYLQMPKGTIIRPEDSFRLPPYQVTIICTGSQAEEGSALMKIANAEHRYFKIIPGDTIIFSSSIIPGNERVIQDLKDTLQKQGGKIIHYQMMDIHASGHAFADEVKLMINLVKPEYLMPIHGHYFMLKAVEEIGLSLGIPQEKILVAQNGQIIKMIPEKVFISHETVPANVVYVDGLGIGDIKEVVLRDRQNLAKDGMFVVVVTIDVSTGEVKTSPDIISRGFVYLRESKELLREVRNLITKIVKRNTKFLGDESPLIQEEQIKYSLKEEIAEFLFKKTQRRPIVLPVVIKV